One part of the Glycine soja cultivar W05 chromosome 11, ASM419377v2, whole genome shotgun sequence genome encodes these proteins:
- the LOC114375415 gene encoding uncharacterized protein LOC114375415, with amino-acid sequence MKYNEISHFSHTEHKLRFEYSEFPFKCDGCKEVGIGSRYKCSICDFDLHMHCAMITSPTLHHPFYTKCNFQFMSKPPGDTPRYCNACEKDVSGFLYHCKACGFDLHPCCAKLPLLLDDGEVKLYLYRKVSSPCHRCGRKGRSWSYRSKCKNYNLHVACVRDMLVENWHEVCVKGRGVNSNIPSLRNTLYTPHSSRRSKGKVKKCCEIAGLAVQVVISAVLGDPTALIAGIVGSFMSRAS; translated from the coding sequence ATGAAATACAATGAGATATCCCATTTCAGCCACACTGAACACAAGCTGAGATTCGAGTACTCAGAATTCCCCTTCAAATGTGATGGCTGCAAGGAAGTAGGCATAGGGTCACGTTACAAATGCTCCATCTGTGACTTCGACCTTCACATGCACTGTGCCATGATAACCTCCCCGACCTTGCACCACCCTTTCTACACCAAATGCAACTTCCAGTTCATGTCAAAGCCACCGGGAGACACGCCTCGTTACTGCAACGCGTGCGAGAAGGACGTGAGTGGCTTCTTGTACCACTGCAAAGCGTGCGGCTTCGACCTCCACCCGTGTTGCGCCAAGCTACCGTTGCTCCTTGATGACGGCGAGGTGAAGCTGTACTTGTACAGGAAAGTGAGTTCACCGTGTCACCGTTGTGGAAGAAAAGGACGTAGCTGGAGTTATAGGTCCAAGTGCAAGAACTATAATCTGCATGTGGCGTGTGTGAGGGACATGTTGGTGGAGAATTGGCATGAGGTGTGTGTTAAAGGAAGGGGTGTGAATAGCAATATTCCTAGTCTCAGGAACACGCTTTACACTCCTCATAGCAGTAGGAGGAGTAAAGGGAAGGTGAAGAAGTGCTGTGAGATTGCTGGTTTGGCTGTGCAGGTTGTGATATCTGCTGTGTTGGGGGATCCAACGGCTCTCATTGCTGGCATTGTGGGGTCCTTCATGTCACGGGCTTCATGA
- the LOC114374630 gene encoding uncharacterized protein LOC114374630 has translation MGNTCAPTQYASKGGNHSWQSTVNIVHLDGKLQQLKESIKAWKVLSENPNCYICCSESMYVGSPMPPLAPSEELQLGLIYFLVPIPKSRIPLSLQDLGALAIKANAALAAAATPNNNYPILKPSSQKKFRTHPTFSNVSMGYSH, from the coding sequence ATGGGAAACACTTGTGCACCAACTCAATACGCAAGCAAAGGCGGAAACCATAGTTGGCAATCCACGGTGAACATAGTTCACTTAGATGGAAAGTTGCAACAATTGAAGGAGTCAATTAAGGCATGGAAAGTGTTGTCTGAGAACCCAAACTGCTACATATGCTGCTCAGAATCCATGTATGTTGGGTCACCGATGCCTCCTTTGGCTCCAAGTGAAGAGCTTCAATTGGGTCTCATATACTTCCTTGTTCCAATTCCCAAATCAAGAATCCCACTCTCTCTTCAGGACTTGGGGGCACTAGCCATCAAGGCTAATGCAGCTCTTGCTGCTGCTGCAACACCTAATAACAACTACCCTATCTTAAAACCCAGTTCACAAAAAAAGTTCCGCACACACCCTACTTTTTCTAACGTTTCTATGGGATATTCCCATTAG
- the LOC114375243 gene encoding non-symbiotic hemoglobin 1-like: protein MEGKGFTEEQEALVVKSWNEMKKNSQELGLKFFKKILEIAPAAQQLFSFLKDSTVPLEENPKLKPHAMAVFVMTCESAVQLRKAGKVTVRESNLKRLGATHFKAGVAAEHFEVTKLALLETIKEAVPEMWSPAMKNAWEEAHDQLAEAIKSEMKPSD from the exons ATGGAGGGCAAAGGTTTCACGGAAGAGCAAGAAGCTCTGGTGGTGAAATCATGGAACGAAATGAAGAAGAATTCTCAAGAACTCGGTCTTAAATTTTTCAAGAA AATATTGGAGATTGCTCCAGCAGCTCAGCAATTGTTCTCATTCTTGAAGGATTCAACTGTTCCTTTGGAGGAAAACCCCAAGCTCAAGCCCCATGCCATGGCTGTCTTTGTCATG ACGTGTGAATCAGCTGTTCAACTGAGGAAAGCTGGTAAAGTCACTGTGAGGGAATCAAACTTGAAAAGATTAGGTGCTACTCATTTTAAAGCCGGTGTAGCAGCTGAGCATTTCGAG GTAACAAAGTTGGCACTATTGGAGACCATAAAAGAAGCAGTGCCTGAAATGTGGTCACCAGCCATGAAGAATGCATGGGAAGAAGCTCATGATCAGCTGGCCGAAGCCATCAAATCTGAAATGAAGCCCTCTGATTAG
- the LOC114375242 gene encoding non-symbiotic hemoglobin 1 encodes MTTTLERGFSEEQEALVVKSWNVMKKNSGELGLKFFLKIFEIAPSAQKLFSFLRDSTVPLEQNPKLKPHAVSVFVMTCDSAVQLRKAGKVTVRESNLKKLGATHFRTGVANEHFEVTKFALLETIKEAVPEMWSPAMKNAWGEAYDQLVDAIKSEMKPPSS; translated from the exons ATGACCACCACATTGGAAAGAGGTTTCTCGGAAGAGCAAGAAGCTCTGGTGGTGAAGTCATGGAATGTCATGAAGAAGAATTCTGGAGAGTTGGGTCTCAAGTTTTTCTTGAA AATATTTGAGATTGCTCCATCAGCTCAGAAATTGTTCTCATTCTTGAGAGATTCAACGGTTCCTTTGGAGCAAAATCCCAAGCTCAAGCCCCATGCCGTGTCTGTCTTTGTAATG ACCTGTGATTCAGCAGTTCAGCTGCGGAAGGCCGGGAAAGTCACTGTCAGAGAATCAAACTTGAAAAAATTAGGTGCTACCCATTTTAGAACCGGCGTAGCAAACGAGCATTTCGAG GTGACAAAGTTTGCACTGTTGGAGACCATAAAAGAAGCTGTACCAGAAATGTGGTCACCGGCTATGAAGAATGCATGGGGAGAAGCTTATGATCAGCTGGTCGATGCCATTAAATCTGAAATGAAACCACCCTCCTCTTAG
- the LOC114375241 gene encoding plastid division protein PDV2-like: MEEEGIGLVLARATELRLKISNCIQRATANGPSPHADDDDDDEATERLLNICDALEALETQLSSLQVLQQQQRYEREIALAEIESSRKMLIDKLKEYKGKELEVIQEASTFASETVEPNNDLLLPPYPSRPPYSVSMDKEYLSQIPSVNKSGRNGLITLDPMIEANKNLSEKEQNHVENGAKNSRKGLGFFITSAAKAMLTVVGVVSILSLSGFGPKLGVRFSVQGWRHRVENEERSTTKNGGERPNIQCPPGRILVWENGEARCLVKERVEIPFSAVAATPDINYGCG, encoded by the exons ATGGAAGAGGAAGGCATAGGGTTAGTGTTGGCGAGAGCCACAGAACTCCGATTAAAAATCAGCAATTGCATCCAAAGAGCCACCGCCAATGGTCCCTCGCCGCACGCtgacgacgacgacgacgatgAAGCCACCGAACGCCTTCTCAACATTTGCGATGCCCTTGAAGCCTTGGAGACCCAGCTCTCTTCCTTGCAG GTtctgcaacaacaacaacggtACGAAAGAGAAATTGCCTTGGCTGAGATTGAAAGCAGCCGTAAAATGTTAATTGACAAGCTCAAGGAGTACAAAGGTAAGGAATTGGAAGTGATACAAGAAGCTTCCACTTTTGCTAGTGAAACAGTGGAGCCCAACAATGATCTACTACTTCCTCCATATCCTAGCCGCCCTCCATACTCTGTGTCTATGGACAAGGAATATCTCTCACAGATTCCTTCCGTGAATAAGTCTGGTCGCAATGGGTTAATCACACTTGATCCAATGATTGAGGCTAACAAGAATCTCAGtgaaaaagagcaaaatcatGTTGAAAATGGGGCTAAAAATTCGAGAAAAGGATTGGGATTTTTTATAACTTCTGCAGCCAAAGCAATGCTCACGGTAGTTGGTGTGGTATCAATATTAAGTTTGTCTGGTTTTGGGCCTAAGTTGGGCGTTCGTTTCAGTGTGCAAGGCTGGCGTCACAGAGTAGAAAATGAGGAGAGATCTACAACTAAAAATGGGGGTGAGAGACCAAATATTCAGTGTCCACCAGGGAGAATTCTAGTGTGGGAAAATGGGGAAGCTCGATGCCTAGTGAAAGAGAGAGTTGAAATTCCATTTTCAGCTGTTGCTGCAACACCTGATATAAACTATGGATGTGGTTGA